cacatatagttgGCACTGGTGCCCAACAAACagcaaaataaataatttattgatACAATAATTACGTACAAATTCAGTGGATCTATCTACACTTTATTTATGTGTCAACTATAGTTAGTTTTATCGAGTAACATGCAAAATTGCCAAAATAATTGGTTGATTATTTATGGTGCTAAAGTTTCATCTCTAGATACGGGTTTTAAATCAATTTTTCTCTTGAATAAACCAATAATCCACCACGGAAAAATTGGAAATCTGGTGACGATAATCACCAACATTTTCATCTTAAAAAAGTCCCGATAAGCAATCTCCTCCGATAAGTCACACAGCAACGCGGTAGATCAGGATAACAACAAGTAATAATTATAACGAGCAGCCTTATTAGTTAGATGtttaataattaaacaattactaGACTCTTAGTGACATCAATTTTATTCGAACTACACAGCATCAAACATTTggatttattttttctaaaaaaaataaaataaattaatcaatCAATCAATTATAAAACACATTTATCTCCATATTGAATCAATACATAGATCATTCAAGAAAAGCTGGTGAAGTAGTACAAATCAATATTATTGTTCAGGAACCGAATTTAAACGCCTCACAAGATGTGAAAACTCCCATGGTCCATTTCAAACCTCCAAATAAAAATACACCAATAAACGaacttatttttgaaaaaatttaaGAAAACAAAAAAACTGAGAGCAGAGAAGATGCAATTCTTTATCGCAACCTAAGCAGATCAGCCGCTTGTACTTGACCAAACTCCCAAGCTAAGGTTTTTAAGtagttcaaattaattaaaccaaatGCTGGAAGTGGCTTAATAATTAGTTAACCGCGGAGCAGACCTTCCTGATTTCACCAGCTGAACCGGTGAGAACTCCAATCCTTCCCATGTTGACCATGGACACTccgaagtccttgaagaaagaggATGTCCCGGAGCCTGTGGCGTGACTCAAAACGTAAGCTTTAGTCTCACTGTCGTCGAGAAGCGCAGAGTCAGATGAGAAGAGACCCCTTCTCTTGGCGACGAGGTCGAAGTATTTGACATCAAAAGTTTTGAAACTTCCTGGGTCCATCTCCACCAATGTGGTCTGGTCAGCAGGCTTGCACTTCATCTTAAGTCTATCAATGTACTCCGAATCCAAGGTCGGGTCGGTGTCACCCTTTCCGGTGAAGTTGTACAGACGGTTGTTGAAGGCAGTGCAGTGTGAAGTTCCAATGGTGTGTCCACCTTAATTAATAGAAGCGCCATACATAGTAATTATGTATTATTGAATCTATATATATACAATGTACGAATATTATTGAATATTACTATATTAGTAGTGGTACCTGAGAGCACTGCTAAGTCTTTTACGCTTAATCCTCTGCTTAAAAAGGAAGTTTTGAGCGCAGTGATGTTTAGAAAAGGTGGGGGTAGTTGTAAGAGGGCCTCAGTAGAATTTGAAACTCTTCCGTCTCTTCTTCCAGTTTCAACTTCCCAGGTTGGTCCATTCAACTGAAATGTATATCACCCCATTTTATTACTTTCTTATATATGATCATTACGTACGAAATATATgagatgcatatatatatatatgtacggaGAGAATGAAATGACAAAATTCTTACCGCAGCCACTGAATCCCTGGCCGCTAGGGCCAACACATCGGCGCACGAAACCACTCCAGGGCACTCCTTTTCCAATGCAACCTTAATTTTATCAATAATTTGGAACCCCCGAAGGCTAAGATTGGGTACGGCAAATTTCTCAGACTGGTTAGTGGCGGAATTCAACAGTACTGAACCCTCACAACCCTGCAGTAGaagaatatataattaattaatatataagcttgctaaaaatataaataaatatatatcaataAAGATTACTCTACTTACCCTAACAAAACAATCATGAAAATGCATTCTCATCAAAGGGGCTCCAAGTGATGGTGCTACTGCCATAGTTTGTTCTATGATTTTCGTTACAATAGCCTCTGCTTTTGGGCATGATTTCTTGTAGAACCCAACTGTCAAGCCCTGAGCGTTTGCATTGTGGTGATCAAGGACAGAGAGTACGAAAATCAATTGTAAAGCGAAACATAATAGAACCTTTTGACTAGCCATCTCAATTACTCAAAAAGAGATATTGGAGATGAAAACTATATTTGTTTGATGACTATAAATGTTGAACTAGTACATGAAACACTGTTGAACATAGGCACCAATTTATAGTAATTGGACCTAAGAAACAAGCATGTGTCACCACATCACGCATAGCTGTCTATGCTTGGCCATATGGCAATActattttttatatgtataattCTCTGTCATAGATAATTATCTAATGAATGAGCCAATTTCCTGTTCTTTTAGTATTACCTGTTGGACTTGTTCGAAATATTGATGTATATTCTAGCTAAGATGTGAAcgataaatattttaattatggaaTAATTAGATGATAATGTGTGCAAGTGCAACAAATAATGTGTCTTGGTAGCTACTTCCATAGTTTAATTAATGTAGATCAACTGGTTTGTGACCCCAATATATTGTCCCCTCTTATTTTAGTCAAAATCTCTAGTGATGGATATTAGCCACCAACATATAATAGCAGTGTCCTAAGCTgagcttttttctttctttctctccggAAAGAGGAAAATTAATATACAAACAATTATATGTAAAATATTAATTCCCTCCCAAGTTGCAAAATCCAAAAGATTTAAGTTGACCTTGCTAGTAAAcccatataattaatttaaattcaagCGCATATGTGTTAGTTGACGAAGTGAGTAATAATTTAAATCTTAATTATTTTGTCACATATTCGAACCAATTTGCTACGGACACGTGTACTAGTACATGTGAAATTGAAAGTAACATTCCAACCCTCATACCATGGACAAGGACAGATTatatctaattaattattttagggTCTGTAGTTAAACATTGATATTATTGTGACAAAGAGAGTTTCGTGAAGAaaaattactatatatatatatatataagaatttcGGCTGGAAATTTATATAATCACACTTCTTTTGTAACTAATTTTTTGGATACTTTCATGCAATACAAGGTATATTGTTTGTCTTTCACATTAACCATAATTTCTAAGAAGTATCATTCTCAGTGTGTACTATTGAAATTCCTAATAGGAATATTGatctgttttgttttgttttgtttactAGCTGTTTATCATA
This genomic interval from Humulus lupulus chromosome 8, drHumLupu1.1, whole genome shotgun sequence contains the following:
- the LOC133793449 gene encoding peroxidase 27-like; the protein is MASQKVLLCFALQLIFVLSVLDHHNANAQGLTVGFYKKSCPKAEAIVTKIIEQTMAVAPSLGAPLMRMHFHDCFVRGCEGSVLLNSATNQSEKFAVPNLSLRGFQIIDKIKVALEKECPGVVSCADVLALAARDSVAALNGPTWEVETGRRDGRVSNSTEALLQLPPPFLNITALKTSFLSRGLSVKDLAVLSGGHTIGTSHCTAFNNRLYNFTGKGDTDPTLDSEYIDRLKMKCKPADQTTLVEMDPGSFKTFDVKYFDLVAKRRGLFSSDSALLDDSETKAYVLSHATGSGTSSFFKDFGVSMVNMGRIGVLTGSAGEIRKVCSAVN